GCGCCATGCATAGACGCGCGCAAAAAATGGGGCCAACCGGGGCATTATAGGGTTCCTCGAATCTCCCTTCCCGAGGCAGGCCGGCACCGGTCGCATGCCGCATATCCCGCGCCCTACGGCCAGGGATAATCCCCACGATCTGCTAGAATATTCCGCTTTGCAGCCCTCTCCGTTTGCTCCGGCCGTTTCGCGTCTCTTGGCGCCGCATGTGCGCCCGAGCGGGCGAATTGCCGAGCTTCCGGATCTCCGCGCTGCTGTGTGCCCGCTGTTTGACCCGGCCGCCCACACCGCTTTTTGCACACTTCCGGACTCGACATGACGACCTCGTCCTCCGCCTCCCCCGCTACCACCCAGTTGATGGCCAACGCCATTCGTGCGCTGTCCATGGACGCCGTTCAGCAAGCGAACTCCGGTCACCCCGGCATGCCCATGGGCATGGCCGAGATCGCCGTTGCACTGTGGTCGCGCCATCTGCGCCATAACCCGACGAACCCGCTCTGGAGCGATCGCGACCGCTTCGTGCTGTCGAACGGCCACGGCTCGATGCTGCTGTACTCGCTGCTGCACCTGACGGGCTACGACCTGCCGATCGCGGAACTCAAGAACTTCCGTCAGCTGCACTCGAAGACGCCGGGCCACCCCGAGTTCGGCATCACGCCGGGCGTCGAGACGACCACGGGCCCGCTCGGCCAGGGTCTGGCGAACGCGGTTGGCATGGCGCTCGCCGAAGCGCTGCTCGCAGCGGAGTTCAACAAGGCCGACGCGAAGATCGTCGACCACCACACGTATGTGTTCCTCGGCGACGGCTGCCTGATGGAAGGCATCTCGCACGAAGCCTGCTCGCTCGCCGGCACGCTCAAGCTGAACAAGCTGATCGCGCTGTACGACGACAACGGCATCTCGATCGACGGCGACGTGGTCAACTGGTTCCACGACAACACGCCGGAGCGCTTCGAAGCCTACGGCTGGAACGTGATCCCGCACGTGGACGGCCATGACGTGGACGCGGTCGACGCGGCCATCCAGAAGGCCAAGGCGTCGGACAAGCCGACGCTGATCTGCTGCAAGACCATCATCGGCAAGGGCGCGCCGACCAAGCAGGGCGGCCACGACGTTCACGGCGCGGCGCTCGGCGCGGAAGAAATCGCCAAGTGGCGCGAAGCCGCGGGCTGGAAGTGGGAGCCGTTCACGCTGCCGCAAGAAGTCTACGCAGACTGGGACGCCAAGGACGCAGGCGCTAAGTTTGAAGCCGCGTGGAACGAACAGTTCGCCGCGTACAAGTCGAAGTACCCGACCGAAGCCGCCGAGTTCGAGCGCCGCATGGCCCACAAGCTGCCCGCCGACTGGGCGCAGAAGGCCGCCGCGATCGTCGCTGGCGCCGATTCGCGCAAGGAAACGGTTGCCACGCGTAAGGCTTCGCAGCAAGCGATCGAAGGGCTCGCCGCCGCACTGCCCGAACTGCTGGGCGGCTCGGCCGACCTGACCGGCTCGAACCTCACCAACTGGAAGGCTTCGAAGCCCGTGCGCGCCGCCAAGGCCGGCGAGACCGGCATCCAGTGGGGCAACCACATCAACTACGGTGTGCGCGAGTTCGGCATGAGCGCGGCGCTCAACGGCCTTAACCTGCACGGCGGCTACAAGGCGTTCGGCGGCACGTTCCTCACGTTCTCCGACTACAGCCGCAATGCGCTGCGCGTGGCCGCGCTGATGAAGTGCCCGTCGGTTTTCGTGTTCACGCACGACTCGATCGGTCTCGGCGAAGACGGCCCGACGCACCAGTCGATCGAACAGGTCGCAAGCCTGCGCCTGATTCCCAACATGACGCTCTGGCGTCCGGCGGACACCGTGGAAACCGCGGTGGCCTGGACCGAGTCGATTTCGCATCACGGTCCGTCGAGCCTCATTTTCAGCCGCCAGAACCTGCAGTTCAACGAGCGCACGGATGCGCAGATCGCGAACATTGCCAAGGGCGGTTACGTCCTCAAGGACTGGAACGACGACATCCCGAGCCGCAAGATCATCCTGATCGCCACGGGCTCCGAAGTCGAACTGGCGATGAAGGCCGTCGAAGCGCTGCAGCGCGAAGGCATCGGCGCCCGCGTGGTGTCCATGCCGTCGACCAACGTGTTCGACAAGCAGGACGCCGAATACAAGGAGCGCGTGCTGCCCAAGGGCGTGCGCCGCGTCGCGATCGAAGCCGGTGTGACCGACTTCTGGCGCAAGTACGTGGGCCTCGAAGGCGGCGTGGTCGGCATCGACACGTTCGGCGAATCGGCCCCGGCTGGCGTGCTGTTCAAGCACTTCGGCTTCACGGTCGATCATGTCGTGGCGACGGCCAAGGCCGCGCTCGACAACTAAGCATGCGTTACGGGCCCGCCTGATCGGCAAGATCTGGCGGGCCCGCTGCCTTGAGCGTCCCGCCCGGCGGCCCCAGCCCGGCGTTGTCGCCAGCGCAGCACTGGTTTCAGAATTTTTCAGCCCTCAGGAGATAAACCATGACCATTCGCGTCGCTATCAACGGCTACGGCCGCATCGGCCGTAACACGCTTCGCGCGTTCTACGAGAACGGCAAGAAGCACGACATCCAGATCGTTGCGATCAACGACCTGGGTGACGCGAAGACCAACGCGCATCTGACGCAATACGACACGGCACACGGCAAGTTCCCGGGCGAAGTGTCGGTTGACGGCGACTACCTCGTCGTCAACGGCGACCGTATCCGCGTGCTGGCCAACCGCAACCCGGCGGAACTGCCGTGGGGCGAGCTGGGCGTCGACATCGTGTTCGAATGCACGGGCTTCTTCACGACCAAGGAAAAGGCTAGTGCCCACCTGAAGGGCGGCGCGAAGAAGGTCATCATCTCGGCGCCGGGCGGCAAGGACGTCGACGCGACGATCGTCTACGGCGTGAACCACAACGTGCTGAAGGCCACGGACACGGTCATCTCGAACGCATCGTGCACGACCAACTGCCTGGCACCGCTCGTCAAGCCGCTGAACGACAAGATCGGCCTGGAAACGGGTCTGATGACCACGATCCACGCTTACACGAACGACCAGGTCCTGACGGACGTGTATCACGAAGACCTGCGCCGCGCGCGTTCGGCCACGCACAGCCAGATCCCGGCGAAGACGGGCGCGGCATCGGCTGTCGGCCTCGTGCTGCCGGAACTGAACGGCAAGCTGGACGGTTACGCGATCCGCGTCCCGACCATTAACGTGTCGATCGTCGACCTGTCGTTCATCGCCAAGCGCGACACGACGGTCGAAGAAGTCAACGCCATCATGAAGGAAGCTTCGGAAGGCGCGCTCAAGGGCATCCTGGGCTACAACACCGCACCGCTGGTGTCGATCGACTTCAACCACAACCCGGCATCGTCGACGTTCGACGCTACGCTCACGAAGGTCTCGGGCCGTCTCGTGAAGGTGTCGAGCTGGTACGACAACGAGTGGGGCTTCTCGAACCGCATGCTGGACACGGCTGTCGCGCTCGCGAACGCGAAGTAAGCACGCTCGACGCTGCACGAAAAAACCGCCTCTCGGGGCGGTTTTTTTTCGCCCTTATTTTTCGACGGCGCTTTGGGCGGCAGCGGCGAACGCGGGCGGCGTGGGGAAGTACACCCCCGCGCGCTGCGCCGCATTGGCGATGTGCGCCTCGATCGCCTCGCCAGCCGCTGCCGAGTCGCGTGCCTTGAGCGCCACCACGATCAGGCCGTGCTCGCGATGCGTGGAAAGCACGCGCTCGCGCCGGTAGAACGGCATGCGCTGGCTTTCCTTCATGATGTCGGCGCTGCTGCGCAGGATCGATTCGATCGCGGCATTGCCCGCGAGATTCACGATGCGCATGTGGAACTCGAAGTCGAGTTGCGCGGCTTCGTCGAGTTCGTCGCAGGCGAGGGCGCTGTGCAGCGCCTCGGTGTTCGCTTCGAGCCAGGCGACGTCGGCGTCGCCGATGGCGAGCGCCGCCATGCGCGCGGCGAAGCCTTCGAGCGCGTAGCGCATCTGGTAGGTGTCGGGTAGCGACGACTGGTCGGCGAAACGCCACGGGTGAGCGTTCGTGGCCTGCGCGCTCGTGACGTACACGCCCTTGCCCGCGCGGATCGACAGCATGCCCAGTGCTTCGAGTGTCGAGAGCGCCTCGCGCAGCGACGCGCGACTGATCGCCAGTTCCTCGGAAAGCTGCCGCTGCGCGGGCAGCAGGCTGCCGACCGGATACAAGCCGCCTTCGATCCGTTCGCGGATCGTGGCGATGGCGGCGTCAGTAACGGTGTGCGGAACGTTCTTCATCGGTTGGCGCGGGCAACTCGCGTGGTCTGACCGGTATTGTAGTCCTGCGCGGCTTTGCTGCATGACGCACCGCATCAACGCCCGTTGCGCCGCCACTCAAGGCGTCCAGACCTGGCCCGCAAACTGGTCTGACCGCACAAGGGTAAACACCCCACATCCCAACCTTGACTCCGGTATATCGGCTTCCTACTATCCGCCATAACAGTACTGGTCAGACCAGTCAGAACAGTTGCTTGCTCCCCCTCGTTGGCTTTGCATGGGATGGGACGAAGCGCTAGAGCGCCAAGTCCCATCGACATAGGAGACAGTCGTGACGAAGTTCTTCAATTCGCTGTTTGGTCGCGTAGTGATCGCCCTCGTACTGGGCATCGTGCTAGGCGCGGTGTTTCCCCATTTCGCCCAATCGCTGCGGCCGCTCGGCGACGGCTTTCTCAAACTCATCAAGATGGTGATCGGGCCCATTGTGTTCTGCGTGGTCGTGAGCGGCATGGCGCACGCGGGCGACCTCAAGAAGGTGGGCCGTGTCGGCCTGAAGTCGGTGGTGTATTTCGAGGCGATGACGACCGTCGCGCTCGTGATCGGCGCCGTGCTCGCGTACGTCACGCGTCCAGGTGCCGGCATGAACGTGGATCTGCACTCGCTCGACGCCGCCTCGCTTGCGAGCTACACCGAGCACGCCAAGAGCCTGAAGGACACTGCCGGCTTCCTGCTGAAGATCATTCCCGAGACGGCCTTCGACGCCTTCGCAAAGGGAGATATCCTGCAGATTCTCGTGTTCTCGGTGCTGTTCGGCAGCGCGCTCTCGCTGCTCGGCCCGAAAGCGCAGCGCGTGAACAGCCTGATCGACGAACTCTCGCAGGTGTTCTTCCGCGTGATGGGCTTCATCATCAAGCTCGCGCCGCTTGGCGTACTCGGCGCGATCGCGTTCACGACGGGCACGTATGGCGTGGCATCGCTCAAGCAACTCGGGCTGCTCGTGATCGTGTTCTACGCGAGCTGCATCGTGTTCGTCGCGGTCGTGCTTGGCATCGTCATGCGCCTCGCCGGCTTCAGCGTGTTCAAGCTGATCCGCTACCTGCGCGAAGAACTCTCGATCGTGCTCGGCACCGCTTCGTCGGACGCGGTGCTGCCGCAGATCATGCGCAAGCTCGAATTTATGGGTGTGAAGGATTCCACCGTGGGCCTCGTGATCCCGACGGGCTACTCGTTCAACCTCGACGGCTTTTCGATCTACCTCACGCTCGCCGTGATCTTCATCGCGCAGGCGACGAACACGCCGCTGTCGATGCACGACCTCATTGTCGTGGTGCTGGTTTCGCTCATCACCTCGAAGGGCGCGCATGGCATTCCCGGCTCGGCGATCGTCATTCTCGCGGCCACGCTTTCCGCCATTCCCGCGATTCCCGTGCTCGGCCT
The Paraburkholderia acidiphila genome window above contains:
- the gap gene encoding type I glyceraldehyde-3-phosphate dehydrogenase — translated: MTIRVAINGYGRIGRNTLRAFYENGKKHDIQIVAINDLGDAKTNAHLTQYDTAHGKFPGEVSVDGDYLVVNGDRIRVLANRNPAELPWGELGVDIVFECTGFFTTKEKASAHLKGGAKKVIISAPGGKDVDATIVYGVNHNVLKATDTVISNASCTTNCLAPLVKPLNDKIGLETGLMTTIHAYTNDQVLTDVYHEDLRRARSATHSQIPAKTGAASAVGLVLPELNGKLDGYAIRVPTINVSIVDLSFIAKRDTTVEEVNAIMKEASEGALKGILGYNTAPLVSIDFNHNPASSTFDATLTKVSGRLVKVSSWYDNEWGFSNRMLDTAVALANAK
- a CDS encoding FadR/GntR family transcriptional regulator, whose translation is MKNVPHTVTDAAIATIRERIEGGLYPVGSLLPAQRQLSEELAISRASLREALSTLEALGMLSIRAGKGVYVTSAQATNAHPWRFADQSSLPDTYQMRYALEGFAARMAALAIGDADVAWLEANTEALHSALACDELDEAAQLDFEFHMRIVNLAGNAAIESILRSSADIMKESQRMPFYRRERVLSTHREHGLIVVALKARDSAAAGEAIEAHIANAAQRAGVYFPTPPAFAAAAQSAVEK
- the tkt gene encoding transketolase, whose amino-acid sequence is MTTSSSASPATTQLMANAIRALSMDAVQQANSGHPGMPMGMAEIAVALWSRHLRHNPTNPLWSDRDRFVLSNGHGSMLLYSLLHLTGYDLPIAELKNFRQLHSKTPGHPEFGITPGVETTTGPLGQGLANAVGMALAEALLAAEFNKADAKIVDHHTYVFLGDGCLMEGISHEACSLAGTLKLNKLIALYDDNGISIDGDVVNWFHDNTPERFEAYGWNVIPHVDGHDVDAVDAAIQKAKASDKPTLICCKTIIGKGAPTKQGGHDVHGAALGAEEIAKWREAAGWKWEPFTLPQEVYADWDAKDAGAKFEAAWNEQFAAYKSKYPTEAAEFERRMAHKLPADWAQKAAAIVAGADSRKETVATRKASQQAIEGLAAALPELLGGSADLTGSNLTNWKASKPVRAAKAGETGIQWGNHINYGVREFGMSAALNGLNLHGGYKAFGGTFLTFSDYSRNALRVAALMKCPSVFVFTHDSIGLGEDGPTHQSIEQVASLRLIPNMTLWRPADTVETAVAWTESISHHGPSSLIFSRQNLQFNERTDAQIANIAKGGYVLKDWNDDIPSRKIILIATGSEVELAMKAVEALQREGIGARVVSMPSTNVFDKQDAEYKERVLPKGVRRVAIEAGVTDFWRKYVGLEGGVVGIDTFGESAPAGVLFKHFGFTVDHVVATAKAALDN
- a CDS encoding C4-dicarboxylate transporter DctA, yielding MTKFFNSLFGRVVIALVLGIVLGAVFPHFAQSLRPLGDGFLKLIKMVIGPIVFCVVVSGMAHAGDLKKVGRVGLKSVVYFEAMTTVALVIGAVLAYVTRPGAGMNVDLHSLDAASLASYTEHAKSLKDTAGFLLKIIPETAFDAFAKGDILQILVFSVLFGSALSLLGPKAQRVNSLIDELSQVFFRVMGFIIKLAPLGVLGAIAFTTGTYGVASLKQLGLLVIVFYASCIVFVAVVLGIVMRLAGFSVFKLIRYLREELSIVLGTASSDAVLPQIMRKLEFMGVKDSTVGLVIPTGYSFNLDGFSIYLTLAVIFIAQATNTPLSMHDLIVVVLVSLITSKGAHGIPGSAIVILAATLSAIPAIPVLGLVLILPVDWFVGIARALTNLIGNCVATVVVAVWEHDIDKVRAKRVLNLDEGFLYVPAGDSDAEAAHGEDSALGGKHAHA